A section of the Paramisgurnus dabryanus chromosome 4, PD_genome_1.1, whole genome shotgun sequence genome encodes:
- the LOC135785739 gene encoding uncharacterized protein, with the protein MFGNEAGQTGCLSTLSCFFTFQVLVKQLPFHFTLGFREISVFRIIVNMIRTLNELSQLKDNRFGQPDPRHGLRLLWWFAKNCVSIDNYGRITALCNPATGDFGFRRFYNRIEDDEDRLLPNNITLPYYEVGNLNDSGSLPYYVTVNHNRNCADSNKDRIIVRYNSDLRSFDRIYVTQHADQVNFDQNHTYRISQGLIKAIKGFWNLEEFLRQMKNASPAKFNFQPQSHLQAQYAYQPMETRSIVQPTPYQYQPYNTPDDSTCRCIFLLICAVIGFLLLLFLAANLKR; encoded by the exons ATGTTTGGGAATGAGGCTGGTCAAACTGGTTGTCTTTCCACACTATCTTGTTTTTTTACCTTTCAAGTTCTTGTTAAACAGCTACCATTTCATTTCACTCTTGGATTTCGAGAGATCAGTGTGTTCAG GATCATTGTAAACATGATAAGAACACTGAATGAATTGTCTCAGCTGAAAGATAACAGGTTTGGTCAACCGGATCCCAGGCATGGTCTCAGACTGCTGTGGTGGTTTGCCAAAAACTGTGTTTCCATTGACAACTATGGCAGAATTACTGCACTGTGCAACCCAGCAACTGGAGATTTTGGTTTCCGTCGATTCTATAACAGAATTGAAGATGATGAAGATAGACTACTTCCCAACAACATTACCTTACCATACTATGAAGTGGGAAACCTGAATGACTCTGGCTCGCTACCTTATTATGTTACTGTGAATCACAATAGAAACTGTGCTGACAGCAACAAAGATCGCATTATTGTTCGCTACAACTCAGATTTACGCAGCTTCGACAGAATTTATGTTACTCAGCATGCAGATCAGGTGAATTTTGATCAGAATCACACTTATCGAATCAGCCAAGGTCTCATAAAGGCCATTAAAGGCTTCTGGAATCTGGAAGAATTCCTAAGACAAATGAAGAATGCCAGTCCAGCAAAATTTAATTTCCAACCTCAATCCCATCTACAGGCTCAATATGCATATCAGCCAATGGAAACAAGATCTATCGTACAGCCGACCCCATACCAGTACCAGCCCTACAACACGCCTGATGATTCAACATGCCGGTGCATTTTCTTGTTGATTTGTGCTGTAATTGGATTTCTATTGCTTCTTTTTTTGGCTGCtaatttaaaaagataa